A window of the Rhizobium brockwellii genome harbors these coding sequences:
- a CDS encoding RidA family protein, with protein MTQREAIFPADRHALYEKHGYSAAIRSGDLLFVSGQVGSRPDGTPEPDFESQVRLAFENLKATLSAAGCTLDDIVDVTTFHTDPENQFGTIMAVKQEIFSKPPYPNWTALGVNWLAGFDFEIKVIARIP; from the coding sequence ATGACCCAACGCGAAGCAATCTTTCCGGCCGACCGGCACGCTCTTTATGAGAAGCACGGCTATTCCGCCGCGATCCGATCCGGCGATCTGCTGTTCGTATCTGGACAGGTCGGCAGCCGTCCGGACGGAACACCGGAACCCGATTTCGAAAGCCAAGTGCGGCTCGCCTTTGAAAACCTGAAGGCCACGCTGAGTGCCGCCGGCTGCACGCTGGATGATATTGTCGACGTCACCACTTTCCACACCGATCCCGAAAACCAGTTCGGAACGATCATGGCGGTCAAGCAGGAGATTTTCAGCAAGCCACCCTACCCGAACTGGACTGCACTCGGCGTCAACTGGCTCGCCGGCTTCGACTTCGAGATAAAGGTCATCGCCCGTATTCCCTGA